Within Nocardioides rotundus, the genomic segment GCCGCCGGACCGCAGCCGCTCCAGCGTGCGCTCGTGCCGGAGGTCGGGCGGGTCGGCCGCGACGCGTCCCTCCAGCCGCCGCCACAGCTCGGGCTGCCAGGCCAGGTCGCGGGGCAGCTCGCCGCCGGCCCCGTCGGAGGCGACGCCCGAGCGCCAGGCGGAGAGCAGCCCCGGCCGCTGGACGGCGTACGACGCGAACAGCCCCGCCAGCCGCCGCGCCACCGAGTAGCGACGCGCACTCCGCTCGTCCGCCGGGTCGCCATGGCCCAGATGACGCGAGAGGTCCTCGAAGCCGGGGGTGTCCATGGACTCGTCGACGACCTCCAGCAGCGGCCACACCAGGGTGTCGGGGTGCCAGGGATCGTCGTCGTCGGTGCCGAGCAGCAGGGACACCAGCGAGCGCGGGCTCGCGAAGCGGATGCCCGCGCACACCCCGTCGCCACCGCGCGCCCCCACGCCGAGCCGGTGCGCGAGCCGCTGGGTGAGCCAGCGCTCCACGCCCTTGGCCGGGACCACCACCAGCTCCTCGGCGAACGGGTCCTCGCCGGGGACGCGCAACAGCTCGCCGAGCGCATCGGCGAGCAGGTCGGTCCTCGCGGCGAGGTGGAGCTGGACGGTCACAGGCCCGACCCTAGGCGGCGCCTCCGACAGGGCCACGCTGCGGCCGCGGACCGCCGTATTTGTCGGCCCAGCACTCAGCGCTCGCCCGCCCCCGCTCGTACCGAACAGTACGCACCGAAATTTCGCTGAAAGGGTGCCGACTGTTCGGTACGACGCCGGGGCTGATGCCTCCTGTTCGGTACGACGCGGGGGCTGGTGCTTACTGTTCGGTACGACGCGCGAAGTCCAGCCCGCGCAGCGCACCCGACTCCCGGATCAGCTGCCAGATCTGCTCGCGCCTGGCGTCCAGGATCGGCGGGGAGTAGTGGCGGGGGTCGCGGTAGACCGGGATCCCGTCGAGGACGGCGTCGCAGACCGGTCGGGCGGGACACATGAGCGGGGAGATCGTCACGTCGTACGCATCCGGCCGGGAGCGCGCCTCGGCGCGGTAGATCCGGTCGAGCGTCGACACCTCCGTGGGGGCCTGGACCGCACAGTCCTCGACCCGTGGCCGGGCGGCCAGGCACGCAAGGGGGTCGCTGTCGTCGGGCGGCAGCCACGCGCTCTCGAACATCACCGAGCGCACGCCGAGCTCGCCGAAGCGCTCCATCGTGCGGTCGATCGTGCGGCGGTAGAGGCCGGGGACCTCGGAGTCCGCGACCGCCCGGCCGCCGACCTCGGTCCCGAGCTGTCCGCTGAAGAGCCGGCCGTCGCGGCCCTGCTGGATCAGCACGGTGACGTCGACGTCGGCCTTCTCGAAGAGACCGGGGAGCTGCTCTTTCTGGTTCTGGCAGATCCGCTCGCGCGAGTCGGGGGCGGCGACGCGGGACATGCCCAGCGGCCAGGGACAGCCGTCGATCGCGGAGATGTAGAGGTTGAACCCCTTCTCCTCCGCGAGGTTGGCGAAGGCCGGCTCGATCTCCCGCGCCTGGGAGTCTCCCAGGATCCACAGCGTCGGTCCGTCCTCACCGGTGTGGACCGCGCAGTCCTCGATCGTGTCGGTGTCGCAGGTGCGCTCGGGACCGCCGCGGGTGTTGCTGAACTCGACGTAGTCGATCTCCGGCGTCGGGCCGGTCACGTTCTCCGGGCCGACCACCGGCCCGTCCGAGGCGGCCACCACGACCGGCTTCACCGGGCTGGCCAGCAGCCCGGGGACGACGAGGAACGCGGCGACCACGCTGACCGACAGCCCGGTCGCGATCACCGGGAAGCGCCACTGCGGCTGGATCCTGCGGATCCGGATCGGCCGCTCGAAGAGGTGGTACGACGCCGCCGCGAGCAGCGTCGAGACGACGGCGACCACGAGGGTGAACACCAGCGAGCGACCCATGAACTGCTGCAGCAGCACGACCACCGGCCAGTGCCACAGGTAGGTGCCGTAGGAGATCTGGCCGAGGTAGACCAGGGGCCGCTGGGAGAAGGCCACCTGCACCGGGTGCCGCTGCACCCCCGCGACGCTCGCCACGGCGAGCACCGCGAACAGGGTGACCCACAGGCCCCGCGCCGAGGGCGTCAGGTCGATCAGGGAGGTGCCGAGCACGAAGACCCCGACGACGCCGACGAATCCGGCCACCGGGGCGCACCGCTCGATGGGCGAGGGGGTAGCCCGGTGCCGCAGGTGGAAGAGGCCGAGGGCGAGCAGGGAGCCGGCGAGCAGCTGGTAGAGCCGCGTCGAGGTGGCGTAGTAGGCGTGGTTCACGTCCTGGCCGGCCCACGAGACCTGCTGCCAGACCGACCAGGCGAAGATCGCGACCAGCACCACCGGCACGGCGTACTTGAAGACGCGGCGCAGCCGCCACGCGCCCCAGAGCAGGAGCGGGAAGACGAAGTAGTACTGCTCCTCGATCGAGAGCGACCAGAAGTGCAGGAACGGGCTGGCGTCGAAGGTCTCCGCGCCGAAGTAGTCGCGGGACTCGTTGAGGAAGTGCCAGTTGGCGAAGTAGAGCAGCGCGGCGCGCGCGTCGGCGATGAAGAGGTCGCGCTGCACCGACGAGAGCACCAGCAGGCTGACCGCCGAGACGACCACGATGAGGAGTACGGCGGCCGGCAGGAGCCGCCGTACCCGCCGGTCGTAGAAGCGCAGCAGGCTCAGCCGACCGGTGGAGCTCAGCTCCTCCAGGAGGATCGTGGTGACCAGGAAGCCGGAGAGCACGAAGAACAGGTCCACGCCGACGAAGCCGCCGTCGAACCAGCTGGCGCCGGCGTGGAAGAGCACGACGAGGTAGACCGCGACCGTGCGCAGTCCGTCGAGGGCCGGGCGCGCTCCCCAGGCTCGGGACTCGGTGGGAGCGCCCGTCGCAGCGCTCACTCGACTCCCGGCGCGGCGGTCGCGCGGATCGACTCGGCGAGCGCGGCCAGGTGGCTGAGTCGGGCGATCTCGGAGTCGAGGATCTCCGGTCCGCCGGAGCGGGCGATGACCAGCATCGCGTCCTCACCCAGGGGGCACGCGGCGACCAGGATGTCCTGGTAGGGCTCCGGCAGCGGGAAGCGGCGGCCGGAGCGGAAGTCGGCGGGCCACGTCACCTCGGGGGGTACGGCGTCCGGTGCGGCGCCGGAGCGGGCACGGACCGAGAAGCCCTCACCCGCCCGGTCCAGGGCCATCGCCCAGTCCACCCGGAAGGTCTCGGGCACCAGGGTGACCAGCCGGTCCACCGCCTGGCGGGGCCGCTCGGTCATCGCCTCGACGACCTCGAGGTCGCGGGTGATGTTCTCCCCCGCGGTGTAGCGGGAGATCCACTGCACGCGCACGCCGTCCAGGGAGGTGCAGGCGGACACGATGCTGTCCGGCATCAGCCCGTCCGGCGGCTGGACGAACACGTCGTCCACGGCGAGTCCGTCGACCCGGTGCTCGACGATCTCGATCGCCTCGATGTTGGCCCCCGTGGCACCGATCGCCGCCGCGAGGCGGCCCAACGATCCGGGAACGTCGGGCAGCTCGACCCGCAGAAGGAACGACGACACGGAAAACTCAGACTCCAGACACGATTTTCGGTACACAACGATTGTGCCAGCGCTTCGTCTGGGCCACGATTCGTGGAGAGGTCGCGCATATCGCAACACAGTGCGTATTGCGCAACATCACCCACGCAAGGAGACCCGGATGCTGTCCGACATCGAGATCGCCCAACAGGCGAGCCTGCGACCGGCCACGGAGATCGCCGCGGACCTCGGGATCCCGGCCGAGGCGGTCGTGCCCTACGGCAACACCAAGGTCAAGATCGCGCTGCCGTGGCTGCGCACCCCGGAGGTCGAGGACCGTGCCCAGGGGCGCCTCGTCCTGGTCACCGCCGTCTCCCCCACGCCGGCCGGCGAGGGCAAGACGACCACCAGCGTGGGGCTGGCCGACGGCCTGTCCCGTCTCGGGCAGCGGTCCCTGGTCGCGCTGCGCGAGCCCTCGATGGGTCCGGTCTTCGGGATGAAGGGCGGCGCCGCCGGCGGCGGCTACGCCCAGGTCGTCCCGATGGAGGACATCAACCTGCACTTCACCGGCGACTTCGCCGCGATCGCGGCGGCCAACAACCTGCTCGCCGCTCTGCTGGACAACCACGTCCATCACGGCAACACGCTGGACATCGACGTCCGCACCGTCACCTGGAAGCGGGTCGTGGACCTCAACGACCGGGCGCTGCGCGACATCGTGGTGGGGCTGGGCGGCACGCCCAACGGCTTCCCCCGGGAGGACGGCTTCGACATCGTCGTGGCCTCGGAGGTGATGGCGATCCTCTGCCTGGCCACCAGCCTGGGGGACCTCAAGGAGCGGCTGGGCCGGATCGTGGTCGCCCACACCCGGGACAAGAAGCCGGTCACGGCCCGCGACCTCGAGGCCGACGGCGCGATGGCGGTGCTGCTCAAGGACGCGCTCTCCCCCAACCTCGTCCAGACCCTCGAGGGCACGCCCGCGATGATCCACGGCGGACCGTTCGCCAACATCGCCCACGGCTGCAACTCGGTGATGGCCACCCGCACGGCGTTGCGGCTGGCCGACATCGTGGTGACCGAGGCGGGCTTCGGCGCCGACCTGGGCGCGGAGAAGTTCATCGACATCAAGTGCCGCACCTCGGGGATGCGGCCGTCGGCCGCGGTCGTCGTGGCCACGGTGCGGGCGCTGAAGTTCCACGGCGGCGTGGCCAAGGACGCGCTCGGTGTCGAGGACGTGGAGGCGGTGCGCCGGGGCGGGACGAACCTGCGCCAGCACCTGACCAACCTCCGCGAGGTCTTCGGCGTCCCGGCGGTGGTGGCGATCAACCGCTTCCCCGGCGACACCGACGCCGAGATCGAGGCGGTGATCGAGCAGGCCGCGGAGGCCGGCGTGCCGGCGTACCCCGCCACCCACTTCGCCGACGGCGGCGCCGGAGCCGAGGCGCTGGCCCAGGGTGTCCTCGACGTCCTCGACGAGGACGTGCGGCTGCGGCACCCCTACGACCTGGCCGACCCGCTGGTCACCAAGGCCGAGAAGCTCGCCGAGAAGGTCTACGGCGCCTCGGGCGTCACCTGGGACGGCAAGGCGAAGCGGAGGCTGCAGCAGATCACCGACGAGGGGTACGGCGACCTCCCGGTCTGCGTCGCCAAGACGCAGTACTCCTTCTCCACCGACCCGACCGCCGTCGGTGCGCCCAAGGGCCACATCGTGCACGTCCGCGAGGTCCGGCTCAACGCCGGCGCCGGCTTCGTCGTCCTCGTCACCGGGGACGTGATGACGATGCCGGGGCTGCCCAAGGTGCCGGCGTCGGGACACATCGACGTCAGCGACGACGGCACCGTGAGCGGCCTCTCCTGAGGGCCGAGACGCCGGGGAACGGCCGATTTCCCGGGGATTCTCCGATTGGATCGATCCACAACATGTGACTTCCGTCGGGGCCCCCATCCCGGCCCCTTCGGACCCCTCCAGGCTGTGTACCGTGCCCGGTGTCCGGGCACTGGGTGACGAGAGGAAGACACATGGCCGACGTGGATGCCGCCCTCGATGAGGCGGGCCTCACCAACGAGCGCGTGCGCGACTACGTGCGCTACTGGGCGGAGGTGACGGGCGCCGAGCGGGTCGAGGTGGTGAGCCACAGCGACGACGACCGACTGATCCAGGAGGCCCTGGACGCGGGCGAGCTGCTTCCGGCCGGCGAGGGGCGCTACTACTCGCGCTCCTACTTCAAGGACACCGCCCGCTCGGAGGAGCGGACGATCGTCGCCACCAACCAGGAGTCCGACAAGGGCGTCTACAACAACTGGCGGCCGGCGGCGGAGATGAAGGAGCTCCTGACCGAGCGGATGCGCGGTCAGAACGCCGGCAAGACGATGTACGTCATCCCCTATCTCATGTCCCCTCCGGGCAACGCGCTCGAGGAGTGGGCCACCGGTGTCGAGCTCACCGACAGCCGCCCCGTCGTGCTGCACATGATCCGGATGGCCCGCGTGGGCGTGGAGTTCGTCAACGACCTGGAGGACCAGGACTCCTTCGTGCGCGCGGTGCACGTGACCGGCGACCTGGAGAACCTCGGTCAGGGCACGCCCGAGGACCAGCGCTACTTCGTGACGGTGGCCGACGAGCGGACGATCCTGCACTTCGGGTCGTCGTACGGCGGCAACGCGCTCCTCGGCAAGATCGCCCACGGCCTGCGGCAGGGCGCCTACGACGGATGGGCGTCCAAGAAGTTCCTTGCCGAGCAGTACATGCTCATCGGCATCAAGGACAAGGAGACCGGGAAGACCTACCACATCACCGGTGGCTTCCCGAGCGCGTCGGGCAAGACCAACCTGGCGATGATGCTGCCGCCCGAGGGCCTCGGCGACCGCTACGAGGTCACCTTCTACGGCGACGACATCGCCTGGCTGTGGGTGGACGAGAAGACCGGCAAGCTGATGGGGATGAACCCCGAGTACGGCGTCTTCGGGGTCGCGAAGGACACCAACGAGAAGACCAACCCGACCGCGCTGAAGTCGGTCGGCGACAACACCAAGGTGATCTTCACCAACGTGGCCTACAACCCCGAGACCGAGGAGGTCTGGTGGGAGGGCCGCACCCCCGAGCCGCCGTCGGACCACCACGGCTGGCTGGACTGGACCGGCTCGCCGATCGCGGACCGCAAGGACCGCGATGACTCCCCGTGGGCGCACCCGAACAGCCGCTTCACCACGACGCTGGCGAACGTGCCCAACATCGCGCCGGACTACGACGAGCCGGCCGGCGTGGAGATCGACGCGATCATCTTCGGCGGCCGCACCCGCGACCGCGAGCCGCTGATCCGCGCGATCAACGACCTCGCCGAGGGCGTCTACGACGGCCTCACCCTGGGCGCGGAGGCCACCTTCGCCGCCGAGGGCGTGGACGGTCAGCTGCGCTACGACCCGATGTCGAACCGGCCGTTCATGGCCTACGGCGAGGGCGACTACGCCCGCCACTACCTCGACGTGGTGGGCGCCGCGAGCGAGCAGCCGCTGTTCGCGCACGTCAACTGGTTCCAGAAGGACCCCGAGGACGGGCACTTCCTGTGGCCGGGCTACCGCGACAACCTGCGCGCCCTGCTGTGGCTGATGCAGCTGCGCAACGGCGAGGTCAAGGGCGAGCAGACCCCCGTCGGGATCATCCCGACCAAGGAGGAGCTCGACCTCACCGGCTCGGAGATCACCGACGAGGACCTCGAGCGGGTGCTCACCATCGACAACGAGCGGTGGCAGCAGGAGATGGGCTTCCGCGAGGAGCACCTGAAGCAGTTCGACCGGCTCCCCGAGGAGATCTGGGAGGCCCACCGCCGGGTGAAGAAGGCGCTCGAGGACGCCGCCGACGCCTGACCCGGCACCACCTCTCGCAGGGCCGCCGCGACCACCCGGTCGCGGCGGCCCTGCGGCATTTCCCGACTCGCCGGTAGCCACCCCTCGGGAGGTACTGCATCCGCGCGCCGCAGGAGGAACGTGTCGAGAGGCCCAACCGGGCCCGGGGCACCAGGAGCGAGGAGAGCAGGAGGTCGGCGATGTCCTCGAGCGCCGCCGTACAGGATCGGCTCATCAGAACCACCATCCCGGCGCGGATGCACGACATGCCGTGGTCGCGCTTCCATTGGATGGTCATCTTCGGTCTCGGCACGGCGTGGATCCTGGACGGCCTCGAGGTCCAGATCGTCGCCTCCGGGGGCTTCGAGAAGTCCCTGTCGATGACGCCGTTCGAGGTCACCGTGGCGGGCACCGTCTACCTGGTCGGCGAGGTGGTGGGGGCGCTGGTCTTCGGGCGGCTCACCGACACGTGGGGCCGGAAGAAGATGTTCACCCTGACCCTGGCGCTCTACCTGCTCGGGTCCGCGGTGGCGGCGTTCTCGCCGAACATGTGGTTCTTCCTGGCCTGCCGGTTCGTCTCCGGCATGGGCATCGGCGGGGAGTACTCCGCGGTCAACTCCGCCATCGACGAGCTGATCCCGGGCAAGTACCGCGGCCGCGTCGACCTGGCGATCAACGGGACCTACTGGTTCGGTGCCGCGATCGGCGCGTTCGCCAGCACCATCCTGCTCAACACCGAGAACTTCGACGAGAACCTCGGCTGGCGGATCGCCTTCATGATCGGCCCGATCCTCGGACTCGCGATCATCTACCTGCGCCGGCACATCCCCGAGAGCCCGCGCTGGATGGTGCGGCACGGGCACGACGAGGCCGCCGAGCGGATCGTCTCGGGGATCGAGGACGAGGTGCGCAAGGCCGGCAAGGAGCCGCCGAAGGCCGACGAGGAGCACGTGGTGTTCCTCAAGAAGCAGGAGGGGCTGACACCGCAGCAGCTGGCCTACGTGTTCTTCAAGCTCTACCCGACCCGCACCGTGCTGGGCGCGACGCTGATGATCACCCAGAGCTTCCTCTACAACGCGATCTTCTTCACCTACTCCCTGGTGCTGCAGAACTTCTACAAGATCTCCGCGAGCGAGGCGGCGCTCTACTTCTTCCCGTTCGCGATCGGCAACCTGCTGGGCCCGCTGGTCCTCGGCCCGCTCTTCGACACCGTCGGCCGGCGCAAGATGATCGGCGGCTGCTACGCGATCTCCGGGCTCGTGCTCGGCCTGTCCGCGTGGCTGTTCCTGCAGCAGTCACTGACCCCGCTGACCCACACCGCGTTCTGGTGCGTGGCCTTCTTCTTCGCCTCCGCCGGCGCGTCCGCGGGCTACCTCACGGTCTCGGAGATCTTCCCGCAGGAGGCGCGCGGCCAGGCGATCTCCTACTTCTTCTCGATCGCGCAGGTCTTCGGCGCCCTGGGCCCGGTCTTCTACGGCTGGCTGATCGGCGACGCGAGCACCCGCACCCCGATGTTCTGGGGCTACGTCATCGCCATGTGCGTGATGCTCTTCGGCGCCCTGGTCGCCTTCGTGTGGGGCGTCGACGCCGAGGGCAAGTCGCTGGAGGAGATCGCCCCACCGCTGATCGAGTACGACGAGAACGGCAACGAGACCAACCACATCCGGTCTGAGGAGAGGCGCGATGAGCACAGCGGAGCCGACGGAGCAGCCCTACACCGTGGTGGTCGGCGTGAGCGCGACCTCCAAGTCGCCGACCGCCCTGGAGTGGGCCGCGGCGCAGGCCGACGCCTTCGACGGCCGACTGGTCGCCGTACGCGTGTGGAACCCGCCGACGGCCGGCTCCCCCACCACCTCCGGGGTGACGGCGTCGCGGCTGCCCGACCTGGCCCGGATGGAGGAGGAGCAACGCGAGCGGCTGGCGGCCGACGTGCGGGACGTGCTCGGCGAGGACCACCGGGCCGAGGCGCGGCTGGTGCGCGGCGGCCGGCGCAAGGCGCTCCTGGACGAGGCCGAGGACGCCGACCTGCTGGTGATCGACGCGCCGCGGGCGCCGTCGATGTCCCCGCTGCTGGCGCAGCGGATCGTGTACGCCGCCGCGTGCCCGGTCGTCGTCATGCCGCCGCGGATCTCCGGGCAGCCCGAGAGCGGGCTGACCCGGGCCGGGCGCGCGGTCGGCAGGTCCGCCGTACGCTCCCTCGGCACCGCCGGCCGCGCCGGCTATCGCCCACCGCCCCGTCCCTGAAGGACCCCAGGTTGCCTCGCCCGCGGCGGCACGGAAGGCTTGGCGCCATGACCGACCACGCGCGCGACCGGGACAGGGACTACGAGCAGGACTCCCTGGTCGGCGACGCACCGCTGCGGATCCGGGCGCGGGGCCGCTCGGTGCTGTCCAACCCGATGACCAACCGCGGCACCGCGTTCACGCCCGAGGAGCGGTCCGCGCTCGACCTCGACGGCCTGGTGCCGACCGGGATCACCACGCTGGAGAACCAGACGCGGCGGATCTACGACCAGTTCAAGTCGACCAGCACGATGCTCGGCAAGTTCCTCACCCTCAACGCGCTGCGGGACCGCAACGAGGTGCTGTTCTACAACGTGCTGACGAACTACCTCGAGGAGATGCTGCCGGTCATCTACACGCCGACCATCGGCGAGGCGATCGAGCGGTTCAGCCACACCTACAACCGGCCGCGCGGCGTGTTCCTCTCCATCGACCACCCCGACCAGATCGGGCGGGCGCTGCTCAACTACGGCCTCGGACCCGACGACGTCGACCTGGTGTGCGTGACCGACTCCGAGGGCATCCTCGGCATCGGCGACCAGGGCGTCGGCGGGATCCAGATCGCGATCGGCAAGCTGTCGGTCTACACCGCCGCCGCCGGCATCCACCCGCGCCGGGTGATCCCGGTCGTGCTCGACGTCGGCACCGACAACCTGGGGCTGCTGAGCAACGACCTCTATCTCGGCGAGCGGCACAGCCGGGTGCGGGGCGAGCGCTACGACGAGTTCATCGACCAGTTCGTGACCACCGTCCAGGAGCTCTTCCCCAAGGCGATGATCCACTGGGAGGACGTCGGCACCACCAACGCGCACCGGATCCTCGAGCGCTACCGCGAGGACGTGTGCACCTTCAACGACGACATCCAGGGCACCGCGGCGGTGGTGCTCGCGGCGATCCTGGCCGCCGTCAACGTCACCGGGGTCGACCTCGACGACCACCGGATCGTGGTCTTCGGCGCGGGCTCGGCCGGCATCGGCATCGCCAACCTGGTGCGCGACACCATGCTGCGCACCGGCGCGGAGGAGACCGAGGAGGAGGCCTACGCCCGCTTCTGGGCGATCGGGCTGCAGGGGCTCTACGTCGAGGGAGACCCGTCGCTGCTGGACTTCCAGCGGCCGTATGCCCGCAAGCCCGCCGACATCGAGGGGTGGGAGCTGGAGCGGCCGGGGCACGTCGGGCTGATGGACGTCGTCCGCAACGTCAAGCCGACCATCCTGATCGGCACCTCCACCAAGGGCGGTGCCTTCTCCCAGGAGATCGTGGAGGAGATGGCCAAGCACACCACCCGGCCGATCATCTTCCCGCTGTCGAACCCGACCAGCCGGGCGGAGGCCACGCCGGCCGACCTGATCGAGTGGACCGACGGCCAGGCGCTGATCGCGACCGGCAGCCCGTTCGCTCCGGTCAGTCACAAGGGCGTGCGGCACGTGATCGCGCAGTCCAACAACGCGCTCATCTTCCCCGGGCTGGGGCTCGGGGTCGCGGCCTGCCGGGCGCGCCAGATCACCGAGGGGATGATCGCCGCGGCCGCCGACGCACTCGCCGGCCTGGTCAACGCCTGGCGCCCCGGAGCCTCGCTGCTCCCCGGCATCTCCGACCTGCGACTGGTCTCCGCCACCGTCGCGATCGCGGTCGCCGAGCAGGCAGCCCGCGAGGGGGTCGCGGACAACCCGCTCTCAGACCCGATCCAGCAGGTCGTCGAGCGGATGTGGCAGCCGCAGTACCCCCGCATCGAGGCGATCTGAACACCCCTGCCCCGACGCGGCGTGCACAAACCACCCAGTAAGGCGACGCGACGGGCCCCCACCCCGCGCAACC encodes:
- a CDS encoding formate--tetrahydrofolate ligase codes for the protein MLSDIEIAQQASLRPATEIAADLGIPAEAVVPYGNTKVKIALPWLRTPEVEDRAQGRLVLVTAVSPTPAGEGKTTTSVGLADGLSRLGQRSLVALREPSMGPVFGMKGGAAGGGYAQVVPMEDINLHFTGDFAAIAAANNLLAALLDNHVHHGNTLDIDVRTVTWKRVVDLNDRALRDIVVGLGGTPNGFPREDGFDIVVASEVMAILCLATSLGDLKERLGRIVVAHTRDKKPVTARDLEADGAMAVLLKDALSPNLVQTLEGTPAMIHGGPFANIAHGCNSVMATRTALRLADIVVTEAGFGADLGAEKFIDIKCRTSGMRPSAAVVVATVRALKFHGGVAKDALGVEDVEAVRRGGTNLRQHLTNLREVFGVPAVVAINRFPGDTDAEIEAVIEQAAEAGVPAYPATHFADGGAGAEALAQGVLDVLDEDVRLRHPYDLADPLVTKAEKLAEKVYGASGVTWDGKAKRRLQQITDEGYGDLPVCVAKTQYSFSTDPTAVGAPKGHIVHVREVRLNAGAGFVVLVTGDVMTMPGLPKVPASGHIDVSDDGTVSGLS
- a CDS encoding NAD-dependent malic enzyme, with the translated sequence MTDHARDRDRDYEQDSLVGDAPLRIRARGRSVLSNPMTNRGTAFTPEERSALDLDGLVPTGITTLENQTRRIYDQFKSTSTMLGKFLTLNALRDRNEVLFYNVLTNYLEEMLPVIYTPTIGEAIERFSHTYNRPRGVFLSIDHPDQIGRALLNYGLGPDDVDLVCVTDSEGILGIGDQGVGGIQIAIGKLSVYTAAAGIHPRRVIPVVLDVGTDNLGLLSNDLYLGERHSRVRGERYDEFIDQFVTTVQELFPKAMIHWEDVGTTNAHRILERYREDVCTFNDDIQGTAAVVLAAILAAVNVTGVDLDDHRIVVFGAGSAGIGIANLVRDTMLRTGAEETEEEAYARFWAIGLQGLYVEGDPSLLDFQRPYARKPADIEGWELERPGHVGLMDVVRNVKPTILIGTSTKGGAFSQEIVEEMAKHTTRPIIFPLSNPTSRAEATPADLIEWTDGQALIATGSPFAPVSHKGVRHVIAQSNNALIFPGLGLGVAACRARQITEGMIAAAADALAGLVNAWRPGASLLPGISDLRLVSATVAIAVAEQAAREGVADNPLSDPIQQVVERMWQPQYPRIEAI
- a CDS encoding ACT domain-containing protein; its protein translation is MSSFLLRVELPDVPGSLGRLAAAIGATGANIEAIEIVEHRVDGLAVDDVFVQPPDGLMPDSIVSACTSLDGVRVQWISRYTAGENITRDLEVVEAMTERPRQAVDRLVTLVPETFRVDWAMALDRAGEGFSVRARSGAAPDAVPPEVTWPADFRSGRRFPLPEPYQDILVAACPLGEDAMLVIARSGGPEILDSEIARLSHLAALAESIRATAAPGVE
- a CDS encoding universal stress protein, giving the protein MSTAEPTEQPYTVVVGVSATSKSPTALEWAAAQADAFDGRLVAVRVWNPPTAGSPTTSGVTASRLPDLARMEEEQRERLAADVRDVLGEDHRAEARLVRGGRRKALLDEAEDADLLVIDAPRAPSMSPLLAQRIVYAAACPVVVMPPRISGQPESGLTRAGRAVGRSAVRSLGTAGRAGYRPPPRP
- a CDS encoding acyltransferase family protein: MSAATGAPTESRAWGARPALDGLRTVAVYLVVLFHAGASWFDGGFVGVDLFFVLSGFLVTTILLEELSSTGRLSLLRFYDRRVRRLLPAAVLLIVVVSAVSLLVLSSVQRDLFIADARAALLYFANWHFLNESRDYFGAETFDASPFLHFWSLSIEEQYYFVFPLLLWGAWRLRRVFKYAVPVVLVAIFAWSVWQQVSWAGQDVNHAYYATSTRLYQLLAGSLLALGLFHLRHRATPSPIERCAPVAGFVGVVGVFVLGTSLIDLTPSARGLWVTLFAVLAVASVAGVQRHPVQVAFSQRPLVYLGQISYGTYLWHWPVVVLLQQFMGRSLVFTLVVAVVSTLLAAASYHLFERPIRIRRIQPQWRFPVIATGLSVSVVAAFLVVPGLLASPVKPVVVAASDGPVVGPENVTGPTPEIDYVEFSNTRGGPERTCDTDTIEDCAVHTGEDGPTLWILGDSQAREIEPAFANLAEEKGFNLYISAIDGCPWPLGMSRVAAPDSRERICQNQKEQLPGLFEKADVDVTVLIQQGRDGRLFSGQLGTEVGGRAVADSEVPGLYRRTIDRTMERFGELGVRSVMFESAWLPPDDSDPLACLAARPRVEDCAVQAPTEVSTLDRIYRAEARSRPDAYDVTISPLMCPARPVCDAVLDGIPVYRDPRHYSPPILDARREQIWQLIRESGALRGLDFARRTEQ
- a CDS encoding phosphoenolpyruvate carboxykinase (GTP) gives rise to the protein MADVDAALDEAGLTNERVRDYVRYWAEVTGAERVEVVSHSDDDRLIQEALDAGELLPAGEGRYYSRSYFKDTARSEERTIVATNQESDKGVYNNWRPAAEMKELLTERMRGQNAGKTMYVIPYLMSPPGNALEEWATGVELTDSRPVVLHMIRMARVGVEFVNDLEDQDSFVRAVHVTGDLENLGQGTPEDQRYFVTVADERTILHFGSSYGGNALLGKIAHGLRQGAYDGWASKKFLAEQYMLIGIKDKETGKTYHITGGFPSASGKTNLAMMLPPEGLGDRYEVTFYGDDIAWLWVDEKTGKLMGMNPEYGVFGVAKDTNEKTNPTALKSVGDNTKVIFTNVAYNPETEEVWWEGRTPEPPSDHHGWLDWTGSPIADRKDRDDSPWAHPNSRFTTTLANVPNIAPDYDEPAGVEIDAIIFGGRTRDREPLIRAINDLAEGVYDGLTLGAEATFAAEGVDGQLRYDPMSNRPFMAYGEGDYARHYLDVVGAASEQPLFAHVNWFQKDPEDGHFLWPGYRDNLRALLWLMQLRNGEVKGEQTPVGIIPTKEELDLTGSEITDEDLERVLTIDNERWQQEMGFREEHLKQFDRLPEEIWEAHRRVKKALEDAADA